From Paenibacillus sp. PK3_47, the proteins below share one genomic window:
- a CDS encoding Crp/Fnr family transcriptional regulator produces the protein MKDILYKYMSRWTSLSQEDQQAIVDEIRVEEFTRGTVLFSQGDHPAACYFILKGCVRQYSIDEDGREVTSNFYTEEQAIAMFNQHKADKSSEYTFVCTEDSVMVVGALDAEQDMYTKHPQLESMTRRMIEVNFSQVQDEFAAFIASSPEERVKTLLVKRPFLIDRVPQHQLASYLGITPESLSRIKKRIQ, from the coding sequence ATGAAAGACATTCTGTACAAATACATGTCGAGATGGACTTCGCTCAGCCAGGAAGATCAGCAGGCCATAGTGGATGAAATCCGTGTGGAGGAATTTACCAGGGGGACTGTTCTCTTTAGCCAGGGAGATCATCCTGCGGCATGCTATTTCATCTTGAAAGGCTGTGTAAGGCAGTATTCGATCGATGAGGATGGCAGAGAGGTAACGTCAAATTTTTATACCGAAGAGCAGGCCATCGCGATGTTTAACCAACACAAGGCGGATAAGTCATCGGAGTATACTTTTGTGTGCACAGAAGATTCGGTTATGGTCGTTGGCGCTCTGGATGCGGAACAGGACATGTACACCAAGCATCCTCAATTGGAATCCATGACCCGCAGAATGATCGAAGTTAACTTTAGCCAGGTCCAGGATGAATTTGCTGCATTTATCGCTTCTTCGCCTGAAGAACGCGTCAAGACTCTTCTTGTCAAACGCCCCTTTCTTATCGACCGGGTACCCCAACATCAGCTGGCCAGTTATCTCGGCATTACTCCGGAGTCGCTAAGCAGAATCAAGAAGCGGATCCAGTGA
- a CDS encoding NAD(P)-dependent alcohol dehydrogenase codes for MRAMVQHSYGPPEVITLQETAKPSPGSKELLIRIQAATVGPSDCAFRQGNPFMIKLLYGLSRPKFAVGGTELAGVVEAVGEEVKHFKPGDRVLGMSVKSFGAFAEYKCLSEESPLAVIPDNITFEEAVGVCDGGATALTFLRDKAQLRKGQKVLINGASGAVGIYAVQLAKFFGAEVTAVCSGANESLVRAAGADFVIDYTREDFTKTHKAFDVIFDAVGKRFFPECKRVLTANGMYLTTEPRMSTLMQMMWTSLFKGKRAIVATAGLMQNKANLTYLMELTSSGTLKAVIDRRYPLEQLPDAHKYVETERKKGNVIIQF; via the coding sequence ATGAGAGCCATGGTTCAACATTCGTATGGTCCGCCGGAAGTGATTACCCTGCAAGAAACCGCGAAACCGTCGCCAGGAAGCAAGGAGCTGCTCATCCGCATTCAAGCTGCCACAGTAGGGCCGTCTGACTGTGCCTTCCGCCAAGGCAATCCGTTTATGATCAAACTGTTATACGGGCTGTCCCGGCCAAAGTTTGCTGTAGGAGGAACTGAATTAGCAGGTGTGGTTGAAGCAGTCGGTGAGGAAGTAAAGCATTTTAAGCCGGGGGATCGCGTCTTGGGAATGAGCGTCAAAAGCTTCGGGGCTTTCGCCGAATATAAATGTCTCTCTGAAGAGAGCCCGCTTGCAGTTATACCGGACAACATTACCTTTGAAGAGGCTGTCGGCGTCTGTGATGGAGGCGCTACTGCATTGACGTTTCTGAGAGATAAGGCTCAGCTGCGGAAAGGGCAGAAAGTGCTGATCAATGGCGCTTCGGGAGCTGTCGGTATTTACGCTGTGCAGTTGGCAAAATTCTTTGGCGCTGAAGTGACCGCTGTCTGCTCCGGTGCCAATGAAAGTCTGGTAAGAGCAGCAGGGGCAGATTTCGTTATTGATTATACCCGGGAAGATTTTACGAAGACACATAAGGCTTTTGATGTTATTTTTGATGCTGTAGGCAAACGTTTTTTCCCAGAATGCAAGCGTGTGCTTACGGCCAACGGAATGTATCTGACTACCGAACCCCGTATGTCTACCCTGATGCAAATGATGTGGACATCCCTTTTTAAAGGGAAAAGGGCTATTGTGGCTACGGCCGGGCTTATGCAAAATAAAGCGAATCTGACGTATCTCATGGAGCTCACCAGCAGCGGGACACTGAAAGCCGTGATCGACCGCCGGTATCCTTTGGAGCAGCTGCCGGATGCCCATAAATATGTAGAGACTGAACGAAAGAAGGGGAATGTGATTATTCAGTTTTAA
- a CDS encoding SGNH/GDSL hydrolase family protein has translation MKDNNNLLTQTLADVEHVKVHGRTTGCLAPLTLFWTGSALELNLTGTELWVEIEADYDLYEPWICMEINGVPVSRQMVTGGRRWIPLFRGMSADKVKNIRVITEVQAMSGDPACLFQIHAVKYDGTCLPVQEQPYKIEFIGDSITSGEGAIGAKEEEDWLPVWFSAVQNYTAMTARSLNAEYRVISQSGWGVLTGWDNNPQMNIPQYYEQVCGLLAGERNEALGARTAYHFEAWQPDAVVVNLGTNDGGAFYSPGWRNPVSGEIHKQRLNEDGTFNSDDLAAFEQAACNFLIKLRQKNTHAHIVWAYGMLSIPMMPAIYRAVDAYVRLTGDRKVSVFQLPNMTEDTMGARSHPGVKAHEKAAEALTGYLKELLA, from the coding sequence ATGAAGGATAACAACAATTTGCTGACTCAGACCCTGGCTGATGTGGAGCATGTAAAGGTGCACGGGAGAACAACAGGCTGCCTGGCTCCTTTGACTTTGTTCTGGACGGGGAGTGCTCTGGAGCTGAACCTTACGGGTACTGAGCTATGGGTAGAGATTGAGGCGGATTATGATTTGTACGAGCCGTGGATTTGCATGGAGATCAATGGGGTTCCGGTGAGCAGGCAGATGGTCACGGGAGGGCGGCGCTGGATTCCGTTATTTCGGGGCATGAGTGCAGATAAAGTGAAAAATATCCGGGTGATCACTGAAGTGCAGGCGATGAGCGGCGATCCTGCCTGCCTTTTTCAAATTCATGCGGTGAAATATGATGGAACATGTCTGCCTGTTCAGGAGCAGCCTTACAAAATAGAGTTCATAGGCGACAGCATCACCTCAGGTGAAGGAGCGATAGGTGCCAAGGAAGAAGAAGACTGGCTTCCGGTGTGGTTCAGCGCTGTGCAGAACTATACGGCGATGACGGCCAGATCGCTGAACGCTGAATACCGGGTGATTTCACAGAGCGGCTGGGGAGTGCTGACCGGCTGGGATAACAATCCGCAGATGAATATCCCCCAATATTATGAGCAGGTATGCGGCCTGCTGGCCGGGGAAAGAAATGAAGCTTTGGGTGCGAGGACTGCTTATCATTTTGAAGCCTGGCAGCCGGACGCCGTCGTGGTTAATCTCGGGACCAATGATGGAGGCGCTTTCTACAGCCCTGGGTGGAGGAACCCCGTGAGCGGGGAGATCCATAAGCAGCGGTTAAATGAAGACGGCACGTTTAACTCCGATGATTTGGCTGCCTTCGAGCAGGCCGCATGCAATTTTCTTATAAAGCTTAGGCAAAAGAATACACATGCGCATATCGTCTGGGCATACGGCATGCTTAGCATTCCGATGATGCCGGCAATTTACCGTGCCGTAGATGCGTACGTACGATTGACCGGTGACCGCAAAGTGTCCGTGTTTCAGCTCCCCAATATGACAGAGGACACAATGGGCGCAAGAAGTCACCCTGGCGTAAAGGCTCATGAGAAGGCTGCTGAAGCATTGACAGGGTATTTGAAAGAATTACTGGCCTAA